TTACCAAATTTGACTTAAATCTAAAACAAATCCTGGTAATACATCTTCACCACTTAATGTAGAAGGATTATCTAATTCTTTAACAGCTTGATTAGGACGATAAATAAATACTTTACGTTGTTTTCTATCCAGCAACCAACCTAATTCTGTACCATTAGATATATATTCTTCCATTTTTTCTTGTAATGTTTTCAAACTATCTGTTTCTGAACGTAATTCCACTACAAATTCAGGACAAATAGGAGCAAATTTCTTCCTTTGTTCTAAAGGTATTGCTTCCCATCTGGCTTTTTTTATCCAGGCTGCATCAGGAGAACGCACTGCACCGTTAGGTAAGGTAAAACCACCACTAGAACCAAAACCTACACCTGTAGCATCTTGCTTTGTCCAAATACCTAGCTGGACAATTAAATTAAAATTGCGTCCATCTGTTTCTGCGCCTGTAGGGGCCATAATCAATAAATCTCCAAGGTGATTACGTTCAATGCGAAAATCACCGTTTAATTGGCAGAAATCAAAAAACTGATCATCAGTCATCACTATGTTTGGTTGCATTTTCAGCACAATTGGCATGATTTCTGTCGCTACAGGTGATTGGATGTTCATAATCTTTGAAAAAATCAATTCATACATAAACGTAGAGACGTTGATAAAACGTCCCTACATTCATGTTAAACCTGTTTTAAAATTCCCCAGCTAAGGCAGGAACGCAACGTTCACAAAGTAGGGGATGTTCTGCTGATTCTCCCACATGGGTAGAGTAGTTCCAACAGCGATCGCATTTTTCCCCTTCTGCTCTTCCAACCAAAATGTGTTGTTGATCAGGAGGGAAATTTTCAAATGTCAGAAGTAGATCATCGGGCTTAATCAGTTCAACTTGAGAAGCTAAAAATAGATAACGTAATTCATCTACGCCATTACTTTGTTCTATTGAACCATCAAGTTTAGGATTAAGCGCCTCTAAGCTTCGACGAAATTCCTCATCAGGAACATAAAGCTGCACCTTAGCTTCTATGGAAGATCCAATTACCTTTTCACTTCTTTTATCCTCGAAAAACTTGTTAACTTCACTGCGAAGTTGTCGCAGTTTTACCCAAAACTCCGCCAACTCTGGGTTATCCCATTTCTCCTCTACCTTCACCCAACCAGCTTCAAACACTGATTTATACGGGGTTTTGTATGGGAGATATTGCCAAATATCCTCGGCAGTGTGACAGAGTACAGGTGCGATCGCTCGTGCTAAATTTTCTAAAGCAACCTGTATAACTGTTTGACAACTGCGGCGGCGGAAAGAATCTGGTGCGCTGATATATAATCTATCCTTGGCGATGTCCAAGTAGAAGTTAGATAAATCCACTACGCAAAAATTCTGCACAGTTTGGAAGAAGCGGAAGAATTGGAAACTCTCAAAAGCTTCTGTCACTTCCGCAAACACCTCACGGATGCGGTGCAGCATATATTTATCTAACTGCGGTAATTCCTCAAAGGGAACGGTATCTTTTTCTGGGTCGAAATCATGCAAACTACCTAGCAAGAACCGCGCCGTATTGCGAATCTTACCGCGAACATCATTTAACTGCTTGAGGATATTCGTACCAATGGGAACATCTTTGGAATAATCCACAGATGATACCCACAAACGCAGTATGTCGGCTCCATAGGGCGCAAAATTTACCGACTTACCATTAATTTTGATTGTACCTCCCTCAATGATCACATTGGGGTCGATAGAATTACCCTCAGATTTACTCATTTTGCGCCCTTGTTCATCAAGGGTAAATCCGTGAGTCAATACAGTTTTGTAAGGGGCGATACCATTTACTGCCACACTGGTGAGCAAACTCGACTGAAACCAGCCGCGATGTTGATCGGAACCTTCTAAATAAATATCAGCCGGGTAGCGTAACTCAGGACGTTGCTTCAGCACAGCCGCCCAAGAGGAACCAGAATCAAACCATACATCCATCGTGTCTGTACCTCTGCGGTAAGACCGACCATTATTTCTGTAAGATTCTGGTAATAATTCTTCTACAGACAATTCCCACCAAGCATCAGAACCCTTCTCGGCAATGATGGCTTGCACATAGTTGATGGTTTCCTCATTCAGCAGAGGTTCGCCAGTTCCCTCATCGTAGAATACCGGAATTGGCACACCCCAAGAACGCTGACGGGAGATACACCAATCAGAACGTTCTGCAACCATCGGTGTGATCCGGTTTTCACCTTGGGCTGGTATCCATTTTACAGATGCGATCGCCTTTAGCGCCTCTTCCCGAAAACCCTCCACCGAAGCAAACCACTGTTCAGTCGCCCGGAAAATCGTTGGTTTCTTCGTCCGCCAGTCATAAGGATACTTGTGGGCGTAAGCCTCCTCTTTTAACAGCGAACCCGCAGCCAAGAGCGCATCAATTACCGCCTGATTTCCCTCACCCAACACATTCAACCCAGCAAACTGTCCCGCCTCCTGGGTAAAATCGCCACTATCATCTACAGGCGCAAGGATAGGTAAACCATAACGCAGCCCTACAATGTAGTCTTCTTGACCATGACCAGGGGCGGTATGTACCAACCCAGTACCCGATTCTGTTGTGATATAATCGCCACCGACAACCACCGGACTTTCGCGGTTATATAGAGGATGACGGTAAGTAGTATGTTCCAACTCCTTACCCTTAAAAGTAGCCTTCACTGTCAACTGTGCCGAGATAGTAGTAGCCAAACGCTCCACCAAATCAGCCGCGACAATAAGATACTTAAACCCTGTTTCCGTTTCTGCGCCTTTGTGTGAGATTTCAACTACAGCGTAGTTAAGATCCCCATTCACCGCCACAGCCAAATTTCCCGGAATTGTCCAAGGCGTAGTAGTCCAGATAGCCACACCCAAATCAGGCAAATACTCACCCAACACAGGTTTCACCGCCTCAGCCAGACTAGTCACAGGGAAAGCTGCGTAGATACTGCGGGAAGTGTGACCTTCAGGATATTCCAATTCCGCCTCAGCCAAAGCTGTGCGCGAACTCGGACTCCAGTGGACAGGCTTCAACCCACGATAAATGTATCCTTTTAATACCATCTGCCCAAACACACCAATCTGCGCCGCCTCATATTCCGGCTTCAGCGTCAGATAGGGGTTATCCCAGTCGCCCCAAACACCGTAACGTTTAAAGTTTTTGCGTTGGTCGTCAACAGCAGCCAAAGCAAATTCCTTAGCCTTTTGTCGCAATTGCAGAGGTGTGAGATTTTGCCGTTCTGCTGACTTGAGATTCTGCAAAACCTTCAATTCAATTGGTAAGCCGTGACAGTCCCAACCAGGGACATAACGTACCTTACGGCCTTTCAATAATTGGTAACGATTAATAATATCTTTGAGAATCTTATTTAAGGCATGACCAATATGAAGTGAGCCGTTGGCGTAGGGAGGCCCATCGTGCAGTATAAATAATTCACCTGGATTATTTTGCGACAGGCGTTCAAAAATTTTATTGTCTTCCCAGAACTTTTGAATTTCGGGTTCCCGCTTGATGGCGTTCGCCCGCATATCAAAACTAGTCTTGGGTAGATTTACAGTATCTTTGTAGCTTCCAGTTTCTGTCACAGTTTCATGCCTAAGATTATGTATGCAGGTTCTATCAATTATAGAAGATGGGATGAAGCCTACAACTCTGGGATTTGAGTTCTAGACATTAACTAATCTCAAATTTACTATATTAATACGATACATATAGCAATTACGTATGAACAACCCTTCTTTCTTTGATGAACAAAAAGAACAATCCTTAATCAAAGCCCGAATTGTTGAAAAATATTTTTGGGCTTGGGCAAAGGTAATTATACCATCTGCTAAAAACGCGGGATGTCCAATTGCCTATATAGACCTTTTTGCTGGCCCTGGTAGATACAAAGATGGTTCAAAATCAACACCAATCAAAGTTTTAGAGACAGCAATTGCTGATCTAGATATGCGAAGTATGCTCAAAACATTATTTAATGATGCTAATTCTGAACATACTAATTCCTTACAACAAGCTATAGATGCAATTCCAGGAATTGAACAGTTAAAGTATAAGCCTGACGTAATGAATTTTGAAGTAGGAGATAATATTGTTCAGGCTTTTTCTCAACTCAACTTAGTTCCCACATTATTTTTCGTAGACCCCTGGGGATACAAAGGATTATCATTACAACTTATCAACTCAGTTGTAAAAAACTGGGGCTGTGATTGTATTTTCTTCTTCAATTATAATCGGATCAACATGGGTCTAAGTAATGCAGCAGTTGAAGAACATATAAATGCGTTATTTGGAGAAACAAGAGCAGATAAATTACGAGAAAAGCTGCAACCACTTAAAGCACAAGCAAGAGAGTTAACCATAATAGAAGCACTTTGCGAATCTCTGCAAGAAATGGGTGGAAAGTATGTTTTACCTTTTCGCTTTAAACATGAAAATGGCAACCGTACTAGCCATCACCTGATTTTTGTCAGTAAGCACTTCAAAGGCTATAAGATTATGAAGGAGATAATGGCAAAAGAAAGCTCCGAGCAAAATCAAGGTGTACCATCTTTTGAGTATAGTCCAGCGACTAATATGCAACCCTTGCTGTTTGAGCTTTACCGTCCTCTTGATGAATTAGAAGGAATGCTACTAGATACATTTGCTGGTCAAACAATAACGATGCAAGAGATTTATATGCAGCATAATGTTGGTAGACGTTACATTGATAAAAATTACAAAGCTGCTCTTAACAGTCTGGAAGCTAAGGGAAAAATTAAAGCCGAACCACCAGCTAACAAGAGACCAAAAAGGAAAGGAGAAATTACATTCGCAGATTCAGTTACAGTAACCTTTCCACTTAAGCCGTAAGTTCTAAATTTCCTCTTCTAAATGAGCGTTGTTGAGTAAATTTACTCCATAGATTTTGATGTTTCTGCCAAGCTGGAGGCATTTCATCCCATATTTGTCCATCTAATAATCTACCTCCAGCTTTAGAAGTTCTACCACCAATCTGCTTAAAGAAAAATGCTACTCTTGCTTGTTGGCATTGGTGACGAATATCTTCCGCCCATTCCATCTTTATGGGACGATGTTTTTGTCCAGATTCTCCACCAACAATGACCCAATCAATATTTGTTAAATCAAGATTTAATGAACCTAACAGTGGTTCACATGAAAGAAAACGTACCTTGGCAGGAACTCGACGAAGATAATCAACACGATGGATATAGTTTTGATTCTCAACAGACACACCCATCCAAATATTTTCATTAAATTCTAGATTAGGTGCTAACTCAATAAGTCTTTCAGGTCTTTTTGTTAATATTTGATATATGTGCCAAGGCGTAGCATGAATCACTTTAAAAACATTCTGAATAAAATCAAGAGGTACTTCTTCGTGAAACAGATCACTCATTGAGTTCACAAATATTCTACTGGGACTACGCCATTTTAAAGGTTCTGTTAACCTTTCTGGATGTAAAGTTAGCTTAAAACCATTCTTAAAATTATTAGGAAAACGTTTAGTAAGGGCTTCTGCATAGCAATTTAAACAACCTGGACTAACTTTATTACAACCAGTTGTAGGATTCCAAGTTTTATCCGTCCACTCAATACCTGTATGAGTACTAGACATAATTTTTTGACCTAAATGATTATTGAGTTTGCTTATTTTTGATTTTTATAATTCATTTGTACTATTATACAATAATATTGCTGACAAATCCACTATTGTAACCATTTCTAAAATGACAGGACATTATTCGGTTTCTTGTTTTAGTAAGGTAAATCAATGTTGAGTTTAACAGCTAATTATTTTTAATTACTCCAGCCAAACGATAAAACTGCAGTTCTAACTGAACAAGACTTATGATTAGAAAACAGAAAATGAGTATAAATGCACCTAAGTTGCTGGATATAGTAGCACTCACAGTTGACTTACCAGAGTATAATTTACTGCGTGGTCAAGTTGGTACAATCGTAGAAATATTGGCTGATGGTGCTGGGTTTGAACTAGAGTTTAGCGATCGCAACGGACAAACTTTTGAATTTCTGTAAAAGTTTTTTGGGGTAACGCTTTTGCTATAGTCGTAGTCACATAAATTTAGGACATTTTCCAAGCTTAAATACTTAAAATAGTAGGACTTTACCTCCTGCCTTCTGCTATAAATATTTAGTAGTGGCTTATCGACAGATATAACTCAACAAGTTACCATATCAAACTGTATATTGAGCAAGTCTGTGTGTTATGGCTAGTGTTGAACGCGACGAAACAAGAGAGCATCGGATCGAAACAGAGATTATTGCTGATGCTGAAGATAAAGAAGATAGAGCGATGGGGTGGTACTACTACCTTGACGATATGTTGGAATTTCCCTTTATGGGTAAATGGAAGAAGAAATCACGCAAAACTTCAACCATTGACGAAAAACCTGTGGAAGTACTAGGTATGGCTCCAGAGGATGATTGTTTGAGAGATATGTATGTGGAAGTTGCATATCTTGGGGGTAAGGAAGATGATATACATACTGCCAAGCTGTCGGAAATAGAGCCTATTGATGTGGATGAGGACACCCAAGAAGCGATCGCTGATTGGTTATATTGGTTAGGTAGAGGATACAAATTTTAAGATAAATACCGAATTACTCGGCAAGGATTCCCTACTGCTACAACATTAGCAGGTATATCTTGTACGACTACGCTCCCTGCACCGATAGTAGTGTTGTCCCCAATTGTTACTCCTGGACAAATAATTGCATTACCACCAATCCAGACATTATTACCTATTTTAATTGGGGCAGCTAATTCTTTTCCAGATAGACGAATTTCTGGATCTGTGGGATGGTAAGCAGTATAAATCTGCACATAAGGAGCGAATAAGACATTTTCACCAATTTCTACTTGATTACAATCTAAAATGACGCAACCATAGTTCATATATAAGTTATTACCAGCGTAGATATTACTACCATAGTCACAATGAAGCGGCGGTACTATAAAAATCGTTTCACCTATCTGGGCAAATAGCTCTTGTAGAATTTGCCTGCGTTGTTCTGGTTGTTCTTCGGTTGTGCTATTGTACATCCGTAACAAACGACTGGCTCGTTTACTCTCGGCTGCTAATTCTGGATCGCTTGATAGGTATAATTCACCCGCTAGCATTTTTTGTTTTTCGGTTTTTTCCATATTAATTGCCTCATGCGGAGGCGCGGAGAATACAAGTACTCACAATATCTCAAATAACTTGGTTTAAGGTTGATATTGAAGAAAATATAATTTCAATAAAGTTAGCGGAAATACCAGTATTGTAAATTTGATATATGAATCCGAACATATATTAAAAGTTAATTAATAATTAGTAGCCTTATTAAATACGCCGTAACGTGCTTTACCTTTTTGTTTAGCAAGGTACATCGCATGATCTGCATCTCTTAATAGGCTTTCTGGTTCATCGTCACTACCGTTATTTAAAGTAATACCAATGCTGGCTGTAGTAAATATTTGCTGTCCGTTCAAGTTCAGGGGTAATCCCAAGGTGTCTTGAATACGCTTGGCTACGTTGATAGCATCGTTAACGTCACGAATTTCTTCTAATAATACGGCAAATTCATCGCCACCAAATCGCCCTACAGTATCTCCACTACGTACACATGATTCTAACCTGTGAGCGATCGCTACTAAAAAATCATCTCCCATACCGTGACCGAAGCGATCGTTTATTCCCTTAAAACCATCTAAATCTAAAAACAACACCGCAAAACGATAATCACTGCGGCGTTTACTACGTTCAATTGCTTGTTTGAGCCGATCTAAAAGTAAAACTTTATTGGGTAAGCCAGTCAGTCCATCATAAAAAGCATTGTGTAGTAATTGTACTTCCCCTTGCTTACGTTGAGTCACGTCTTGAAAAACTAAGACTGCACCAGTAACATTACCGACACTATCACAAATCGGCGCAATATTATCTCCTATCGGTATTTCTCTGCCATCCCTAGAAATTAGCGTACAGTTCTCCGGCAGATTCACAATTTCCCCAGTTTGCATCGCTTGTGTAGCTAAGTTACCAATTACTTCGTCCATATCCTGATCAACAAGATTGACAACTTCTGCTAAATGCTTACCCAAAGCTTCATGTTGTATCCAACCAGTTAGCTTCTCAGCCATCTGGTTTATCATCTGAACACGCCCATCAGTAAAGGTAACAACTACTGCACAGCCCATGCTGTTAATAATCGCTGCCATTTTTTCTTTTTCTGTATGTAATTTTTTATTAAATTTATACTGACTAAAAGCCATTTCTACAGCTAAATGTAAATCTTTTTCTGCAAATGGCTTTAAAAGATAGTTATATGACTGATATTTTTGATTTTTATGCAGTTCTAAATAATCTGAATACTCAGTTAGATATAACACGGGTATATGGAAATCAGTCTGAATAGTATTTGCTAATTGTAAATCATTATTTCTTTGAGATATAGAAATATCAAATAATACTAAATTTGGGTGGATGTCTGCTACTTTTTTAATTGCTTCTTCAGGAGATTTTGTAATCTCTAGAACATTATAACCTAATGATTGTAAAGTATTTTTAATATTTAATGCCCGGACTATTTCATCCTCAACAACTAGGATTTTGGGGGAGACCATGTTAAATTGCCCATTTGCTAAGGTTAAGATGTTGTTGATAGCATCAACTTAATCTAAAAGTTATTAATTCTATGATAATCAATCTCTAATATATCAGTATAGCCATTCATCAAGATACTGATATAAGGTAACATTCATTAGTTAATAGAGGTTAGCATAAGTTTATTATCAAATGATGATTTTAGTCGAAATAAATTATTTTGTTTTGTATTTTATGTATCCAAATATTAGGCTTAATAAGCACATTGGTAGCTTAAAAAACACCTATTTTCTAATTAGATAAATATTCTAATTGCACAGTAGAGAAATATTATTGATCCCTCTTTTTCTTAGTAGTATAATTAACTACAGAGATACAGAGGCATAGAGGGAAAAAAACCTCTATATATAACTTTTTATTACAGAAGCTTTGCGTATAAAGACAGACAGGTTTGATTATTATTTGTATAAACTATTAATCAAACAACTAGGTTGAAGATGAGTCTTACTGAAACTCTGCAAAAAGGTGGAAAAGGTTCACAAGTGAGTGAATTGCAAGAATGCTTAATTAAACTTAAATTCGATCCAGGTCGAGTGGATGGTAACTTTGGTGACAAAACAGAAGTCGCTGTCAAACAATTTCAGCAAAAACAAGGTGTTACTCCTGATGGAGTTGTAGGATTAGAAACACGCACGGTTCTAAATAAGTTAATTCAACAACTAGCAGAACTTTATGGTGGCACTTCTGGCAAATTACCACTACCTGGGGTGAAGCTGATTAAGGAATTTGAAGGATGTAAGCTGACTGCTTACCCTGATCCTTTATCTAAAGGTAAACCTTACACCATTGGCTGGGGTTCCACCTGTAAAAAAGATGGTAGCGAATGGTCGTTAGGTGAGAAAATTACCGAAGCAGAAGCAGATGAACTATTAATTATTCAATTAGAACGTAACTATTTACCTTCTTTAGAAAAAATACCCGGCTGGCAAGATTTTAGCCCTTACCAACAGGGAGCTTTATTAAGTTTTGCTTATAACTTGGGTGCTAATTTTTACGGTTCTAAGGGTTTCGAGACTATTTCTAGAGTCTTGAAGAACCAAGAATGGGACAATATTGAATCCACACTAATTATGTACAGAAACCCTAGTAGTCCCGTTGAGGCTGGCTTGAAGCGTAGACGAGTAGCAGAAGGGAAGCTATTTCTTCAGCCAATGTTTAATAACGCTTAGTTATATTAGGTAGGGCATGGCTGATCGCCTGATGAAAAAATCAAAGACTTCATGTAACTTAAGCATCAGTTCTATATATTAAACAAAATTTCTATGGCTGATGCAAGCAACCAACAAATCCTACTCAAAAACCGCCCTGTTGGAGAACCAAAAGAGAGTGATTTTGCTCTGATAGAAACACCTATTCCCGAACCAGGGGAAGGTGAAGTTCTCAATCGTACTATTTATCTATCCCTTGACCCGTATATGCGTGGTCGTCTTAGTGCCAATGCTTCTTATGCAGCCTCAACGGAATTAAACTCAGTTATTGTTGGTGGAACAGTCAGCCAAGTAATTAAATCGCATCACCCAGACTTTCAACCAGGAGATTTTGTTCTTAGCAGTCATGGTTGGCAAACTTACGCTGTTGCTAAAGGTGAAACACTACGCAAACTCGACTCAACACAGGCTCCTCTATCCTACAATTTGGGTGTATTAGGTATGCCTGGTCTAACTGCCTATGCTGCTTTATTAGATATAGGACAACCTAAAGCTGGGGAAACTGTAGTAGTTTCTGCTGCTTCTGGTGCTGTTGGTACAGTAGCAGGTCAAATTGCTAAGATTAAGGGCGCAAGAGTTGTAGGAATTGTAGGCAGTGATGAAAAGCTTGATTATATCGTGAAAGAATTAGGCTTTGATGCAGGAATTAACCGCCGAACACAACCACTATCTTCAGCGTTGAAAGAAACTGCACCCGATGGTATAGATATTTATTTTGACAATACAGCCGGGGAAATTTTAGAAGCTGTTTTGCAGCAAATCAACTTGGGAGCGAGAATCCCCTTGGTGGGCTTGATTTCTCAATATAATTCTACTTCCCCACCTCCAGGGCCGAATTTGCTACCTTTATTGACTAAAAGAGCTTTAATTAAGGGTTTTTTAGTCAGTGACTACCAACACCGTTTTTCTGATTTTGCCCGTGATGTCAGTGGATGGTTGCAGTCAGGGCAAATGAAGTACAAAGAAGATATTGTTGTAGGTTTGGCAAATGCCCCTAAAGCTTTTATTGGCTTGTTGCGAGGCGATAATTTTGGTAAGTTAATTGTTGAGGTTGGTCATTAGTTATTGGTCATTGGTCATTGGTCATTGGTTTGCTTCCTCTGTAACCTGTTCCTATTTCAGAAATTTAATATTACTCTTACTAGATAAAATTTTGTTGGTAAGTGTGTAATGACCGTAAAAGATGAAGTAATATTCACTCCTAAAGCCGTAGCCGTACAAATCTCATTATTGTTGGCAAATAACACCTTATTAGCATGATTTATCGCCGCCCAAAGCTTGCAGTGTCTTGGTTGTCTTTGAGTATCTTTTTGGTACTCAACAGTATATATGTGCAACCTGTGAAGGCTCAAGCTGTAAATCAGCCGCAACAACTGCCGCAGCCACAAGATATCCAACCGCCTATACCCGCTCCTTTACCTTCTCCCCAGCCGCCACAGCAACTACCACCACCAGCAGAGTTACTTGAACCGCCTTCAGGGGATATCAACCCACAGCAACCAACACCAACCGATACACCTCAAACAATCACAGTACAAAGGTTTGAGGTCGTCGGCAGCACGGTGTTTAGTCAACAAGAGTTAGCCCAGGCTACAGCTGAGTTTACTCAACGACCGATTACTTTAGCAGAATTGTTTCAGGCGCGGTCTAAAATCACCGAACTATACGTTAGTAAGGGTTATATTACTTCTGGTGCTTATATCCCACCCCAAACTATTAAATCTGGTGTGATTAAAATTCAGGTGGTGGAAGGGAGGTTAGAGGATATTCAAATTAGCGGTAATCGGCGACTCAACTCTAATTATGTACGTAGTCGTTTAGCGATCGCCACTCAACCACCCCTCAACCGCGATAAGTTACTAGAAGCACTACAGCTACTACAACTCAACCCTTTAATTCAAAATCTCTCAGCCGAATTATCAGCAGGTTCTCGTCCAGGTACTAGCATACTACAGGTACAAATCGCCGAAGCGAAAACCCTCAATGTTCAGTTAGCGATCGATAATGGGCGATCGCCCGGAGTGGGTAGTTTTCGCCGTCGGATTCAACTCAGTGAAGCCAACTTGCTAGGTTTAGGCGATAGCCTCAGTGCAGCTTATAGCAATACTGATGGCAGTAATACTTTTGATACGAGCTACACTTTACCTCTTAATTCCCGTAATGGTACGCTGAGTTTTAACTTTGGCACTTCCTCCAGTCGTGTCATTGAACAACCTTTTAGCACTCTTGATATCGAGTCTTCTTCTCGTTACTACGAAATTACCTACCGTCAACCACTGATGCAATCTCCTACCCAGGAATTAGCGATTGGTTTAACTGCTTCTCGCCGAGAAAGTGAAATATCTTCCTCAGTGCTGGAAAGCTTTGGTGTACCTCTCAATGAACTTTCCCCTGGTGCTGATGAACAAGGGAGAACTCGCATATCTGCATTACGCTTTTTTCAAGAATGGACTACTCGTAACAGCCGAGAAGTTTTTGCAGTGCGATCGCAATTTAATCTAGGTATAGGTGCATTAAATGCCACTGTTAATGCCCAAGAACCTGATAGCCGCTTCTTTTCTTGGCAGGGACAAGCACAATGGGCGCGTCTTTTAGCTCCAGATACCTTGTTAATAGTAAAAGCCAATACACAAATCGCATCTACAAGGCTTTTATCTTTGGAGCAATTTGGTTTAGGTGGTTTAGATAGCGTTAGAGGATAT
Above is a genomic segment from Nostoc sp. MS1 containing:
- a CDS encoding Uma2 family endonuclease, encoding MNIQSPVATEIMPIVLKMQPNIVMTDDQFFDFCQLNGDFRIERNHLGDLLIMAPTGAETDGRNFNLIVQLGIWTKQDATGVGFGSSGGFTLPNGAVRSPDAAWIKKARWEAIPLEQRKKFAPICPEFVVELRSETDSLKTLQEKMEEYISNGTELGWLLDRKQRKVFIYRPNQAVKELDNPSTLSGEDVLPGFVLDLSQIW
- the ileS gene encoding isoleucine--tRNA ligase; this translates as MTETGSYKDTVNLPKTSFDMRANAIKREPEIQKFWEDNKIFERLSQNNPGELFILHDGPPYANGSLHIGHALNKILKDIINRYQLLKGRKVRYVPGWDCHGLPIELKVLQNLKSAERQNLTPLQLRQKAKEFALAAVDDQRKNFKRYGVWGDWDNPYLTLKPEYEAAQIGVFGQMVLKGYIYRGLKPVHWSPSSRTALAEAELEYPEGHTSRSIYAAFPVTSLAEAVKPVLGEYLPDLGVAIWTTTPWTIPGNLAVAVNGDLNYAVVEISHKGAETETGFKYLIVAADLVERLATTISAQLTVKATFKGKELEHTTYRHPLYNRESPVVVGGDYITTESGTGLVHTAPGHGQEDYIVGLRYGLPILAPVDDSGDFTQEAGQFAGLNVLGEGNQAVIDALLAAGSLLKEEAYAHKYPYDWRTKKPTIFRATEQWFASVEGFREEALKAIASVKWIPAQGENRITPMVAERSDWCISRQRSWGVPIPVFYDEGTGEPLLNEETINYVQAIIAEKGSDAWWELSVEELLPESYRNNGRSYRRGTDTMDVWFDSGSSWAAVLKQRPELRYPADIYLEGSDQHRGWFQSSLLTSVAVNGIAPYKTVLTHGFTLDEQGRKMSKSEGNSIDPNVIIEGGTIKINGKSVNFAPYGADILRLWVSSVDYSKDVPIGTNILKQLNDVRGKIRNTARFLLGSLHDFDPEKDTVPFEELPQLDKYMLHRIREVFAEVTEAFESFQFFRFFQTVQNFCVVDLSNFYLDIAKDRLYISAPDSFRRRSCQTVIQVALENLARAIAPVLCHTAEDIWQYLPYKTPYKSVFEAGWVKVEEKWDNPELAEFWVKLRQLRSEVNKFFEDKRSEKVIGSSIEAKVQLYVPDEEFRRSLEALNPKLDGSIEQSNGVDELRYLFLASQVELIKPDDLLLTFENFPPDQQHILVGRAEGEKCDRCWNYSTHVGESAEHPLLCERCVPALAGEF
- a CDS encoding three-Cys-motif partner protein TcmP, yielding MNNPSFFDEQKEQSLIKARIVEKYFWAWAKVIIPSAKNAGCPIAYIDLFAGPGRYKDGSKSTPIKVLETAIADLDMRSMLKTLFNDANSEHTNSLQQAIDAIPGIEQLKYKPDVMNFEVGDNIVQAFSQLNLVPTLFFVDPWGYKGLSLQLINSVVKNWGCDCIFFFNYNRINMGLSNAAVEEHINALFGETRADKLREKLQPLKAQARELTIIEALCESLQEMGGKYVLPFRFKHENGNRTSHHLIFVSKHFKGYKIMKEIMAKESSEQNQGVPSFEYSPATNMQPLLFELYRPLDELEGMLLDTFAGQTITMQEIYMQHNVGRRYIDKNYKAALNSLEAKGKIKAEPPANKRPKRKGEITFADSVTVTFPLKP
- a CDS encoding DUF5131 family protein, encoding MSSTHTGIEWTDKTWNPTTGCNKVSPGCLNCYAEALTKRFPNNFKNGFKLTLHPERLTEPLKWRSPSRIFVNSMSDLFHEEVPLDFIQNVFKVIHATPWHIYQILTKRPERLIELAPNLEFNENIWMGVSVENQNYIHRVDYLRRVPAKVRFLSCEPLLGSLNLDLTNIDWVIVGGESGQKHRPIKMEWAEDIRHQCQQARVAFFFKQIGGRTSKAGGRLLDGQIWDEMPPAWQKHQNLWSKFTQQRSFRRGNLELTA
- a CDS encoding DUF4926 domain-containing protein, encoding MSINAPKLLDIVALTVDLPEYNLLRGQVGTIVEILADGAGFELEFSDRNGQTFEFL
- a CDS encoding calcium-binding protein, which gives rise to MASVERDETREHRIETEIIADAEDKEDRAMGWYYYLDDMLEFPFMGKWKKKSRKTSTIDEKPVEVLGMAPEDDCLRDMYVEVAYLGGKEDDIHTAKLSEIEPIDVDEDTQEAIADWLYWLGRGYKF
- a CDS encoding sugar O-acetyltransferase, producing MEKTEKQKMLAGELYLSSDPELAAESKRASRLLRMYNSTTEEQPEQRRQILQELFAQIGETIFIVPPLHCDYGSNIYAGNNLYMNYGCVILDCNQVEIGENVLFAPYVQIYTAYHPTDPEIRLSGKELAAPIKIGNNVWIGGNAIICPGVTIGDNTTIGAGSVVVQDIPANVVAVGNPCRVIRYLS
- a CDS encoding diguanylate cyclase domain-containing protein; its protein translation is MVSPKILVVEDEIVRALNIKNTLQSLGYNVLEITKSPEEAIKKVADIHPNLVLFDISISQRNNDLQLANTIQTDFHIPVLYLTEYSDYLELHKNQKYQSYNYLLKPFAEKDLHLAVEMAFSQYKFNKKLHTEKEKMAAIINSMGCAVVVTFTDGRVQMINQMAEKLTGWIQHEALGKHLAEVVNLVDQDMDEVIGNLATQAMQTGEIVNLPENCTLISRDGREIPIGDNIAPICDSVGNVTGAVLVFQDVTQRKQGEVQLLHNAFYDGLTGLPNKVLLLDRLKQAIERSKRRSDYRFAVLFLDLDGFKGINDRFGHGMGDDFLVAIAHRLESCVRSGDTVGRFGGDEFAVLLEEIRDVNDAINVAKRIQDTLGLPLNLNGQQIFTTASIGITLNNGSDDEPESLLRDADHAMYLAKQKGKARYGVFNKATNY
- a CDS encoding peptidoglycan-binding protein; this translates as MSLTETLQKGGKGSQVSELQECLIKLKFDPGRVDGNFGDKTEVAVKQFQQKQGVTPDGVVGLETRTVLNKLIQQLAELYGGTSGKLPLPGVKLIKEFEGCKLTAYPDPLSKGKPYTIGWGSTCKKDGSEWSLGEKITEAEADELLIIQLERNYLPSLEKIPGWQDFSPYQQGALLSFAYNLGANFYGSKGFETISRVLKNQEWDNIESTLIMYRNPSSPVEAGLKRRRVAEGKLFLQPMFNNA